The Microbacterium sulfonylureivorans region GACGGCCGCGGCGAACCACGCGCAGAGGACGACCTGCTCCTGAGGATCGAACTCGCTCCGGCGACATGATCGCGGGGGCCTCCGTGCGCGGTGCGCGGGCGCTACGGTGAGACCGTGAGCTCTCAGCCCCGCTGCCCGCACTGCCGCCACTTCGTCTACCTCGACACGCTGACGTGTCCGAACTGCGAGGCCGAGCTGGCGTTCCACATCGTCACGCGCGAGTTCCACGGCGTGCGTCACGGTAGCGTCGTGATCGACGACAAGACCTGGTACACGTGCTCGAACCGCGAGTGGGCGTGCAACTGGCTCGTGCGCGAGGACGCCCCTGCGGGACGGTGCTTCTCCTGCCGTCTCACACGACGTCGGCCGGACGCCGACGACACGGTCGCCCTCGAGAAGCTCGCCAAGACCGAGGAGGCAAAGCGACGGCTCCTGCTCCAGCTCGGCGACCTCGGCGTGCCGATCGTCCCGTGGGACGTCAAAGCGGGCGGGCTCGGCTTCGACCTCATCTCGAGCCTGTCGGACGGGAAGCCGGTCACGATCGGCCACGCCAACGGCATCATCACGATCGATCTCGCCGAGAGCCTCGACGACCGCCGCGAAGCTCTGCGCGTCCGCCTGGGCGAGCCGTACCGCACGATGCTCGGCCACCTCCGCCACGAGGTCGGCCACTACTACCAGAACGTCCTCCTGACAGACGATGCCTTGTGGGCGCGCTGCCGGGCGCTCTTCGGAGACGAGCGGACGAGCTACCGCGACGCGCTCTCGCGCCACTACAAGCTCGGAGCGCCCGCGGACTGGCATGAGGGCTTCATCTCCGAGTACGCGACCATGCACCCCTGGGAGGACTTCGCCGAGACCTTCGCCCACTACCTCCACATCACGGGAACCCTGCAAACGGCGGCGGTGCTCGGCATCCATCTCGATTCGTCGGTGACGAACCTCCGCGACACCGACGTGGTCCCGCTCGAGTCCTACCGCGAGGAGCCCATCCAGCGGCTGCTGAGCGACTGGGAGTGGATGTCCCAGGGGTTCAACCGCATCAATCGCGCGATGGGCTTCGGCGATCTGTATCCCTTCACGATCGTCGGTCCGGTGCGCCACAAGCTCGAGTTCGTCCACGACATCATCACCAGGGCGCCTCTGACGT contains the following coding sequences:
- a CDS encoding zinc-binding metallopeptidase family protein, coding for MSSQPRCPHCRHFVYLDTLTCPNCEAELAFHIVTREFHGVRHGSVVIDDKTWYTCSNREWACNWLVREDAPAGRCFSCRLTRRRPDADDTVALEKLAKTEEAKRRLLLQLGDLGVPIVPWDVKAGGLGFDLISSLSDGKPVTIGHANGIITIDLAESLDDRREALRVRLGEPYRTMLGHLRHEVGHYYQNVLLTDDALWARCRALFGDERTSYRDALSRHYKLGAPADWHEGFISEYATMHPWEDFAETFAHYLHITGTLQTAAVLGIHLDSSVTNLRDTDVVPLESYREEPIQRLLSDWEWMSQGFNRINRAMGFGDLYPFTIVGPVRHKLEFVHDIITRAPLTFEEQWALAFATDTECT